A portion of the Cryptomeria japonica chromosome 5, Sugi_1.0, whole genome shotgun sequence genome contains these proteins:
- the LOC131060899 gene encoding probable receptor-like protein kinase At1g11050, with product MYKLIWPVLLQLFIFVQANGASCPTDFNYVTQMKWDKSSCQSADPVKDNCCQTLLSLFGVGLAQYLKDSSNFEFPDYSSANACVNSFQSQVASASVSPALVSQCLNDTSLFVSSPNLCSGIQTKKNWLDLLGTTSIDTACKGDLLKLSSCNLCKESAQKVVSTLVGFSKNVTAQTSLKCFYFAVVYASGLVNEYGPKNETTASCTFGLPLQVAGSSNHGRLVLIYTAVGSAGVFLGICGGLAVYFLREKRNREAVHRRFIRRNRTLLKATVRPNTGAIWFKIDEIKAATDNFSRRNLIGQGGFGTVYKGTLPDGQIIAVKRIQNCSAEGDADFANEVEIINNIKHRNLVVLRGCCVASDDVVGHQRFLIYDFMPNGSLDDHVFGRDSKAPLTWPQRKNIVLGTAKGLAYLHYGVQPAIFHRDIKATNILLDADLNAYVSDFGLARLSVEGESHLTTRVAGTHGYLAPEYALYGQLTEKSDVYSFGVVLLEIMSGRRALDTSVENASDYLVTDWAWNLVKAGKAIKVVDQEMRESGPASIMERFVLVGIMCAHVMVAFRPTIVEVLKILEGDIEIPEILDRPLPLTHQSVEYGDSSFRISVDYSAHQ from the coding sequence ATGTACAAGCTAATCTGGCCGGTGTTGCTGCAACTCTTTATATTTGTTCAGGCAAATGGCGCCTCCTGCCCGACGGATTTCAATTATGTCACTCAAATGAAATGGGACAAATCCTCCTGTCAATCTGCGGATCCAGTGAAGGACAATTGCTGCCAGACGCTGCTAAGTTTATTCGGTGTAGGGTTAGCTCAGTATCTCAAAGATTCATCAAATTTCGAATTCCCCGACTACTCCTCAGCAAATGCCTGTGTAAATTCATTCCAGAGCCAAGTTGCTTCAGCATCCGTTTCCCCTGCCTTGGTCTCGCAGTGCTTAAATGACACTTCCTTGTTTGTTTCCAGCCCTAATCTTTGCAGCGGCATACAGACTAAAAAGAACTGGCTTGATCTTCTCGGAACGACTTCAATCGACACGGCCTGCAAAGGGGATCTGCTCAAATTGTCCTCCTGTAATCTCTGCAAGGAGAGCGCGCAGAAAGTCGTGAGTACTCTGGTAGGGTTTAGTAAAAATGTAACGGCACAGACGAGTCTCAAATGCTTCTATTTCGCCGTTGTTTATGCCTCGGGTTTGGTGAATGAGTACGGGCCGAAGAATGAGACCACGGCCTCTTGCACCTTTGGCTTGCCGTTACAGGTCGCGGGTTCGAGTAACCATGGGCGCCTGGTTTTGATCTATACGGCCGTAGGTTCCGCTGGGGTTTTTCTTGGAATTTGCGGGGGTTTGGCGGTCTATTTTCTCCGGGAGAAGAGGAACAGGGAGGCTGTGCACAGGCGGTTTATAAGGCGCAACCGGACCCTTTTAAAGGCCACCGTGAGGCCCAATACGGGAGCAATCTggttcaaaattgatgaaattaagGCCGCCACGGATAATTTCAGCCGGAGAAACCTCATCGGCCAGGGCGGATTCGGCACTGTGTATAAGGGAACCCTTCCCGACGGTCAGATCATTGCCGTGAAGAGAATTCAAAACTGCTCTGCTGAAGGAGACGCGGATTTCGCAAATGAAGTGGAGATTATCAACAATATAAAGCACAGAAATCTGGTGGTTTTGAGAGGTTGCTGTGTAGCCAGTGATGACGTGGTAGGGCACCAGAGGTTTCTGATCTACGATTTCATGCCGAATGGCAGCTTAGATGACCATGTATTTGGGAGAGATTCCAAGGCACCGCTGACATGGCCGCAGAGGAAGAATATTGTGCTCGGGACGGCCAAGGGTTTGGCTTATTTGCACTATGGCGTTCAGCCTGCAATTTTTCACAGAGACATTAAGGCCACCAATATTCTGCTGGATGCTGATTTGAATGCTTATGTGTCTGATTTTGGACTGGCGAGACTGAGCGTCGAAGGGGAATCACATCTGACCACACGTGTGGCGGGCACCCATGGCTACCTGGCTCCTGAGTATGCGCTTTACGGGCAGTTGACGGAAAAGAGTGATGTTTATAGCTTCGGGGTTGTTCTGTTGGAGATAATGAGCGGCAGAAGGGCTCTGGATACTTCTGTGGAGAATGCTTCTGATTATCTCGTGACAGACTGGGCGTGGAATCTTGTGAAAGCGGGCAAAGCAATTAAAGTTGTGGACCAGGAGATGAGGGAATCTGGGCCTGCAAGTATCATGGAAAGATTTGTTCTTGTGGGAATTATGTGTGCGCATGTTATGGTGGCTTTCAGGCCTACCATTGTTGAGGTTCTTAAGATATTGGAAGGGGATATTGAGATTCCTGAAATTCTAGACAGGCCTTTGCCCCTCACGCATCAGTCTGTTGAGTATGGGGATAGTTCGTTTAGGATTTCTGTTGATTATAGTGCTCACCAATAG